In a single window of the Massilia oculi genome:
- the ugpQ gene encoding glycerophosphodiester phosphodiesterase: MWPYPRVLAHRGGGTLAPENTYAGLRCGMQAGFRAIEFDVMLARDGVPVVMHDPALGRTVKGSGSVFEHDAGDLAAMDAGAWFAPAFAGEPVPLFTEFARLCKEQGVWMNIEIKPAPGFEAETGAAVAALAAELFAAELAAADMARVPLLSSFSDAALASARLAAPQLPRACLISALGPDWELRARALDAVAIHTNHQHLGPEMARAVKDGGFGLFCYTVNDPGRARTLLDWGVDAFCTDRIDLIGPDFA, encoded by the coding sequence ATCTGGCCTTACCCCCGTGTCCTGGCCCACCGCGGCGGCGGCACCCTGGCGCCCGAGAACACGTACGCCGGCCTGCGCTGCGGCATGCAGGCGGGCTTTCGGGCGATCGAGTTCGACGTCATGCTGGCGCGCGACGGCGTCCCGGTGGTGATGCACGACCCCGCCCTGGGCCGCACGGTGAAGGGCAGCGGCAGCGTGTTCGAGCACGATGCCGGCGATCTCGCGGCGATGGATGCCGGCGCCTGGTTCGCCCCGGCGTTCGCCGGTGAGCCGGTGCCGCTGTTCACCGAGTTCGCGCGCCTGTGCAAGGAGCAGGGCGTGTGGATGAATATCGAGATCAAGCCGGCGCCCGGGTTCGAAGCGGAAACCGGCGCGGCCGTGGCGGCGCTTGCCGCCGAGCTGTTCGCCGCCGAACTCGCGGCCGCAGACATGGCCCGGGTCCCGCTGCTGTCCTCGTTCAGCGACGCGGCGCTGGCCAGCGCGCGCCTGGCCGCGCCGCAGCTTCCGCGCGCCTGCCTGATCAGCGCGCTGGGGCCGGATTGGGAGCTGCGCGCGCGGGCGCTGGACGCGGTTGCCATCCATACCAATCACCAGCACCTGGGGCCGGAGATGGCGCGCGCGGTGAAGGACGGCGGTTTCGGCCTGTTCTGCTATACCGTCAACGATCCCGGTCGTGCGCGCACCTTGCTGGACTGGGGCGTGGACGCGTTCTGCACCGACCGCATCGACCTGATCGGGCCCGACTTCGCCTGA
- a CDS encoding DUF1294 domain-containing protein: MPYLPLVLFLAVYLFASMAWDMSQLVGVAYLTTSLTCFVAYAIDKSAARTQSWRTPESTLLILGLVGGWPGALLAQQWLRHKTSKQSFQRKFQLTVALNLGAFVWLAWRLGVPA; the protein is encoded by the coding sequence ATGCCCTACCTGCCGCTTGTCCTCTTTCTCGCCGTCTACCTGTTCGCCAGCATGGCCTGGGACATGTCCCAGCTGGTCGGTGTCGCCTACCTGACGACCAGCCTGACCTGCTTCGTCGCCTACGCGATCGACAAGTCGGCGGCGCGTACGCAGTCCTGGCGCACGCCGGAAAGCACCTTGCTGATCCTGGGCCTGGTCGGCGGCTGGCCCGGCGCGCTGCTGGCCCAGCAGTGGTTGCGCCACAAGACCAGCAAGCAATCGTTCCAGCGCAAGTTCCAGCTGACGGTGGCGCTGAACCTGGGCGCTTTCGTTTGGCTGGCCTGGCGCCTCGGCGTGCCGGCCTGA
- a CDS encoding DUF3597 domain-containing protein has product MGILSNIFHKIFPGKKDAAPAATTAAAPAQPQAAPTPGAPAAAPAAPAAAPAAAPAVTAPMQQVDVEQVLNDMQKSSGQQLNWRTSIVDLLKLLGLDSSLASRKELAAELNYTGDTSDSAKMNIWLHRQVMNKLAANGGKVPADLRD; this is encoded by the coding sequence GTGGGTATCCTGAGCAATATTTTCCACAAAATTTTCCCCGGTAAGAAAGATGCGGCGCCAGCCGCGACAACGGCTGCGGCTCCGGCCCAGCCGCAGGCCGCGCCGACGCCAGGCGCACCGGCCGCCGCACCGGCCGCTCCTGCCGCGGCCCCTGCCGCCGCGCCAGCCGTCACCGCGCCGATGCAGCAGGTCGACGTCGAGCAGGTCCTGAACGATATGCAGAAGTCGTCCGGCCAGCAGCTGAACTGGCGCACCTCGATCGTCGACCTGCTCAAGCTGCTCGGCCTGGACAGCAGCCTGGCCTCGCGCAAGGAGCTGGCCGCCGAGCTGAACTACACCGGCGACACCAGTGACTCGGCCAAGATGAATATCTGGCTGCACCGCCAGGTGATGAACAAGCTGGCTGCGAATGGCGGCAAGGTGCCGGCCGACCTGCGCGACTGA
- a CDS encoding zinc ribbon domain-containing protein → MSKGLRLTEQWMQRALWLVAFVFAGFLIGLGGLVVQQLRDVEAPLTVEEFMNPAQVGKLRADMNSERARIDAARARLEQASQKHTVAQSNTRSARSTFDNWLATRQATARPEQDPELIKRTQGLEALERAERAALAAVEGEQQTMLDATQAYERARLRWDALQEPAQQAFADEAEARELRVFLYRLALTLPLLLAAGWLFRHKRKTPDWPFAWGFIIFALFTFFFELVPYLPSYGGYVRYIVGIVLTVVAGRYAIAWLQGYLARQKQAEALPDAERRQGMRYDLVQARLAKGVCPGCERAVDLKDGKNDFCPHCGIGLFNRCGNCATRKNAFARFCFACGTAANTTLAD, encoded by the coding sequence ATGAGCAAGGGCTTGCGCCTGACCGAACAATGGATGCAGCGGGCCCTGTGGCTCGTCGCCTTCGTCTTCGCGGGGTTCCTGATCGGCCTGGGCGGCCTGGTCGTGCAGCAGCTGCGCGACGTCGAAGCGCCGCTGACGGTCGAAGAGTTCATGAACCCGGCGCAGGTCGGCAAGCTGCGCGCCGACATGAACAGTGAACGTGCGCGCATCGACGCCGCGCGCGCGCGCCTCGAACAGGCCAGCCAGAAGCACACGGTGGCGCAGTCGAATACGCGCTCGGCGCGCTCGACCTTCGACAACTGGCTCGCGACCCGGCAGGCCACCGCGCGGCCCGAGCAGGACCCCGAACTGATCAAGCGTACCCAGGGCCTGGAGGCCCTGGAGCGCGCTGAACGTGCCGCCCTCGCGGCGGTAGAAGGCGAACAGCAGACGATGCTGGACGCCACCCAGGCCTACGAGCGCGCCAGGCTGCGCTGGGACGCCCTGCAGGAACCGGCGCAGCAGGCCTTCGCCGATGAAGCCGAGGCGCGCGAGCTGCGCGTCTTTCTGTATCGCCTGGCACTGACCCTGCCGCTGCTGCTGGCGGCCGGCTGGCTGTTCAGGCACAAGCGCAAGACGCCCGACTGGCCGTTCGCCTGGGGCTTCATCATCTTTGCCCTGTTCACCTTCTTCTTCGAGCTGGTGCCCTACCTGCCGAGCTATGGCGGCTATGTGCGCTACATCGTCGGCATCGTCCTGACGGTGGTCGCGGGACGTTACGCCATCGCCTGGCTGCAGGGCTACCTGGCGCGCCAGAAGCAGGCCGAGGCGCTGCCCGACGCCGAACGGCGCCAGGGGATGCGCTACGACCTCGTCCAGGCGCGCCTCGCGAAAGGCGTGTGCCCCGGTTGCGAGCGCGCCGTCGATCTCAAGGATGGCAAGAACGACTTCTGCCCGCACTGCGGCATCGGCCTGTTCAACCGATGCGGCAACTGCGCGACCCGCAAGAATGCGTTCGCGCGCTTTTGCTTCGCCTGCGGGACGGCGGCCAACACGACGCTGGCCGACTAG
- the trpS gene encoding tryptophan--tRNA ligase, with protein MSQIILTGDRPTGPLHLGHFVGSLRDRVTYQHQYRQFVMLADSQALTDNMDDLSKVHRNVLEVALDYLAVGIDPTKTTIFIQSQIPELTELTFYYLNLVTVARLERNPTVKAEIVLRGFERDIPAGFLTYPASQAADITAFKAGVVPVGEDQIPMIEQCNEIVRRFNRIVGRDILVEAKAFVPEVGRLPGIDGKAKMSKSLGNTINLGASADEIRAAVKNVYTDPLHLKVSDPGHIEGNVAFTYLDAFDTDKEGLAEMKAHYQRGGLGDSIVKKRLEGILQDLLAPIRARREEFAKDPAQVMKMLQEGTFKAREVAAATTDEVKKALGLSYF; from the coding sequence ATGAGCCAGATCATCCTCACCGGAGACCGTCCGACCGGCCCGCTGCACCTCGGCCACTTCGTGGGCAGCCTGCGCGATCGCGTGACCTACCAGCACCAATACCGCCAGTTCGTCATGCTGGCCGACTCGCAGGCGCTGACCGACAACATGGATGACTTGAGTAAGGTACACCGGAACGTGCTGGAAGTGGCGCTCGATTACCTTGCCGTAGGGATCGACCCGACCAAGACCACGATCTTCATCCAGTCGCAGATCCCGGAACTGACCGAGCTGACCTTTTATTACCTCAACCTGGTGACCGTCGCGCGCCTCGAGCGCAACCCGACCGTGAAGGCGGAAATCGTCCTGCGCGGCTTCGAGCGCGACATCCCGGCCGGCTTCCTGACCTATCCGGCCAGCCAGGCCGCCGACATCACCGCCTTCAAGGCCGGCGTGGTGCCGGTGGGCGAAGACCAGATCCCGATGATCGAGCAGTGCAACGAGATCGTGCGCCGCTTCAACCGCATCGTCGGCCGTGACATCCTGGTCGAGGCCAAGGCCTTCGTGCCGGAAGTCGGCCGCCTGCCGGGCATCGACGGCAAGGCCAAGATGAGCAAGTCGCTGGGCAATACCATCAACCTGGGCGCCAGCGCCGACGAGATCCGCGCCGCGGTCAAGAACGTGTACACCGACCCGCTGCACCTGAAGGTGTCGGATCCGGGCCATATCGAGGGCAACGTCGCCTTCACCTACCTGGACGCCTTCGACACCGACAAGGAAGGCCTGGCCGAGATGAAGGCGCACTACCAGCGCGGCGGCCTGGGCGACAGCATCGTCAAGAAGCGCCTGGAAGGCATCCTGCAAGACCTGCTGGCGCCGATCCGCGCCCGCCGGGAAGAGTTCGCCAAGGACCCGGCCCAGGTGATGAAGATGCTGCAGGAAGGCACCTTCAAGGCGCGCGAAGTGGCGGCCGCCACCACGGACGAGGTCAAGAAGGCGCTGGGCCTGTCCTACTTCTGA
- a CDS encoding family 1 glycosylhydrolase, translating into MNKSTNSPAHPLELWGGLECTVNRVQDTYFSQLDRNGHSERACDIERFAALGIRAIRYPILWERTAPNGIDGADWRWPDERLAALRAAGVTPIAGLIHHGSGPRHTSLVDPGFAQELADYAGAVAARYPWLEFYTPVNEICTTARFAGLYGVWYPHGRDDRTFIQALLNQCRATVLSMRAIRAVNPDAKLVQTDDLGKTYGTPELSHVAEFYNERRWLGWDLLCGMVGPGHALWNYLLKSGATLEDLLWFRDNPCPPDLIGVNYYVTSERWLDHRPERFPENHRGMADGIPCADIEASRVLATPTPGIAPLLAEIWERYGIPLAITEAHIDANREDQMRWLLEIWEAAQQSRDNGVDVRAVTVWALLGSFDWNSLVTVDRGYYEPGPLDVRSPLPRPTALARMMRELSSGAPLSHPVLRAQGWWRRSGRFLCQQPVATPDALTSIAADGHRLVGTAAAPILILGATGTLGRAFARICDKRNLAYRLLSRQDMDIADADSVERALAGYKPWAVVNTCGYVRVDDAEHEMERCQRENTHGAAILAAACARHDIHLTTFSSDLVFDGSNERPYVESDMPNPLNVYGRSKLDAERAVLTNHPGALVVRTSAFFGPWDGYNFVTLALDALERGDAFVAASDLTISPTYVPDLVHTCLDLAVDREAGIWHLANQGELTWAGLARRAAELAGVDAATLEAKPAAEFGFTATRPAYSSLHSERGALLPALDDALRRYVELRNADKAERCALQAEAEGRQQVAGGDTQAEADTIAAAQSGT; encoded by the coding sequence ATGAACAAGAGCACGAACAGCCCAGCACATCCCCTCGAACTCTGGGGCGGCCTCGAATGCACGGTCAACCGCGTGCAGGACACCTACTTCAGCCAGCTGGACCGCAACGGCCACAGCGAACGCGCCTGCGACATCGAGCGCTTCGCCGCGCTCGGCATCCGCGCCATCCGCTACCCCATCCTGTGGGAACGCACCGCCCCCAACGGCATCGACGGCGCCGACTGGCGCTGGCCGGACGAGCGCCTGGCCGCCCTGCGCGCGGCCGGCGTCACCCCGATCGCCGGACTGATCCACCATGGCAGCGGCCCGCGCCACACGAGCCTGGTCGATCCGGGCTTCGCACAAGAGCTGGCCGATTACGCCGGCGCCGTCGCCGCGCGCTACCCCTGGCTCGAGTTCTACACCCCGGTCAACGAGATCTGCACCACGGCGCGCTTCGCCGGCCTGTACGGCGTCTGGTATCCGCACGGCCGCGACGACCGCACCTTCATCCAGGCCCTGCTCAACCAGTGCCGCGCCACCGTGCTGTCGATGCGCGCCATCCGCGCCGTCAACCCGGACGCGAAACTGGTGCAGACCGACGACCTCGGCAAGACCTACGGTACGCCGGAGCTCAGCCACGTGGCCGAGTTCTACAACGAGCGCCGCTGGCTGGGCTGGGACCTGCTGTGCGGCATGGTCGGGCCCGGGCACGCGCTGTGGAACTACCTGCTCAAGAGCGGCGCCACGCTTGAGGACCTGCTGTGGTTCCGCGACAATCCCTGCCCGCCCGACCTCATCGGCGTCAATTACTACGTCACCAGCGAGCGCTGGCTGGACCACCGCCCCGAACGCTTCCCCGAAAACCACCGCGGCATGGCCGACGGCATTCCCTGCGCCGACATCGAAGCGTCGCGCGTGCTGGCCACGCCGACGCCGGGCATCGCCCCGCTGCTGGCCGAGATCTGGGAACGCTATGGGATCCCGCTGGCCATCACCGAAGCCCATATCGACGCCAACCGCGAAGACCAGATGCGCTGGCTGCTCGAGATCTGGGAAGCGGCCCAGCAGTCGCGCGACAACGGCGTCGACGTGCGCGCGGTCACGGTGTGGGCCCTGCTCGGCTCCTTCGACTGGAACAGCCTGGTGACGGTCGACCGCGGCTACTACGAACCGGGCCCGCTCGACGTGCGCTCGCCGCTGCCGCGGCCGACCGCGCTGGCCAGGATGATGCGCGAGCTGTCCAGCGGCGCGCCGCTGTCGCACCCGGTGCTGCGCGCCCAGGGCTGGTGGCGCCGGTCGGGCCGCTTCCTGTGCCAGCAGCCGGTGGCCACGCCCGACGCGCTGACCTCGATCGCGGCCGACGGCCACCGCCTGGTGGGCACGGCCGCCGCGCCGATCCTGATCCTCGGCGCCACCGGCACCCTGGGTCGCGCCTTTGCCCGCATCTGCGACAAGCGCAACCTGGCCTACCGCCTGCTGTCGCGCCAGGACATGGACATCGCCGATGCCGACTCGGTCGAGCGCGCGCTGGCCGGATACAAGCCGTGGGCCGTGGTCAATACCTGCGGCTACGTGCGGGTCGACGACGCCGAGCACGAGATGGAGCGCTGCCAGCGCGAGAACACCCACGGCGCCGCCATCCTGGCCGCCGCCTGCGCGCGCCACGACATCCACCTGACCACCTTCTCGAGCGACCTGGTGTTCGACGGCAGCAACGAGCGGCCCTACGTCGAATCCGATATGCCGAATCCCCTCAACGTCTACGGCCGCAGCAAGCTCGATGCCGAACGCGCGGTGCTGACCAATCATCCGGGCGCGCTGGTGGTGCGCACCAGCGCCTTCTTCGGTCCCTGGGACGGCTACAACTTCGTGACCCTCGCCCTCGATGCGCTGGAGCGCGGCGACGCCTTCGTGGCGGCCAGCGACCTGACCATCTCGCCCACCTACGTGCCCGACCTGGTGCACACCTGCCTCGACCTGGCCGTGGACCGCGAGGCCGGCATCTGGCACCTGGCCAACCAGGGCGAGCTGACCTGGGCCGGGCTGGCGCGGCGCGCGGCCGAACTGGCGGGCGTCGATGCGGCGACGCTGGAAGCGAAACCGGCAGCCGAATTCGGCTTCACGGCGACGCGACCGGCGTATTCCTCGCTGCACAGCGAGCGCGGCGCGCTGCTGCCGGCGCTGGACGATGCGCTGCGGCGTTACGTCGAGCTGCGCAATGCCGACAAGGCCGAGCGCTGCGCGCTGCAGGCCGAGGCCGAAGGCCGTCAGCAGGTGGCCGGTGGGGATACCCAGGCCGAAGCGGACACGATCGCTGCGGCACAGTCCGGGACCTGA
- a CDS encoding CaiB/BaiF CoA transferase family protein, protein MTQSSPSSPSLPKALGHIRVLDLSRVLAGPWCAQNLADLGADVIKIERPGAGDDTRAWGPPYAKDAQGNDTLEAAYYLSANRGKRSLTVDIASSEGQALLRELVLHCDVVLENFKVGHLKRYGLDYDSLKAIKPDLVYCSITGFGQDGPYAHRAGYDFLIQGMGGLMSVTGERDDLPGGGPQKAGVALTDLMTGMYATVAVLAALTHRDRTGEGQHIDMALLDTQVAMLANVGSNYLNSGKPPRRWGNAHANIVPYQTFACADGHLIVATGNDGQYQKFVEAGGQPELARDPRFSTNPLRVRNRELLVPLLAEMVKRKKRDEWIALLEEKGVPCGPINDVGEVFANEQVVAREMAIDLPHPSAGQVKLVRNPIRMSATPATSGMAPPLLGQHTTEVLREVLGRSEEEIAALRERGVI, encoded by the coding sequence ATGACGCAATCCAGCCCATCTTCCCCTTCCTTGCCGAAAGCCCTCGGCCACATCCGCGTGCTCGACCTGTCGCGCGTGCTGGCCGGCCCCTGGTGCGCGCAGAATCTGGCCGACCTCGGCGCCGACGTGATCAAGATCGAGCGCCCCGGCGCCGGCGACGACACCCGCGCCTGGGGGCCCCCGTATGCGAAGGATGCGCAGGGTAACGATACGCTGGAGGCGGCCTATTACCTGTCGGCCAACCGCGGCAAGCGCTCGCTCACGGTCGATATCGCGAGCAGCGAAGGCCAGGCCCTGCTGCGCGAGCTGGTGCTGCATTGCGACGTGGTGCTCGAAAACTTCAAGGTTGGCCACCTCAAACGCTACGGCCTCGACTACGACTCGCTCAAGGCGATCAAACCCGACCTGGTCTACTGCTCGATCACCGGCTTCGGCCAGGACGGTCCCTACGCCCACCGCGCCGGCTACGATTTCCTGATCCAAGGCATGGGCGGCCTGATGTCGGTCACCGGCGAGCGCGACGACCTGCCCGGCGGCGGTCCGCAAAAGGCCGGCGTCGCCCTCACAGACCTGATGACCGGCATGTATGCCACGGTGGCCGTGCTGGCCGCCCTCACCCACCGCGACCGCACGGGCGAAGGCCAGCACATCGACATGGCGCTGCTCGATACGCAGGTGGCGATGCTGGCCAATGTCGGCAGCAATTACCTCAACAGCGGCAAGCCGCCCAGGCGCTGGGGCAATGCCCACGCCAATATCGTGCCCTACCAGACCTTCGCCTGCGCGGATGGCCACCTGATCGTCGCCACCGGCAACGACGGCCAGTACCAGAAGTTCGTCGAGGCTGGCGGCCAGCCCGAACTGGCCCGCGATCCGCGCTTCTCCACCAATCCGCTTCGCGTGCGCAACCGCGAGCTGCTGGTGCCCCTGCTGGCCGAGATGGTCAAGCGCAAGAAGCGCGACGAATGGATCGCCCTGCTGGAAGAAAAAGGCGTGCCCTGCGGGCCGATCAACGACGTCGGCGAAGTGTTCGCCAACGAGCAGGTGGTGGCGCGAGAAATGGCGATCGACCTGCCGCATCCCAGCGCGGGCCAGGTCAAGCTGGTGCGCAATCCGATCCGGATGTCGGCCACGCCTGCGACGAGCGGGATGGCCCCGCCCCTGCTGGGCCAGCACACGACGGAAGTATTGCGTGAAGTGCTGGGCAGGAGCGAGGAAGAGATCGCGGCCTTGCGCGAGCGGGGTGTGATTTAA
- a CDS encoding LysR family transcriptional regulator: protein MQSSERLKGVDVFVAVAQSGSFVRAAARLNLTGSAVGKAIARLEARLDVRLFERTTRRLCLTDAGTRFLAACTRVLGELEEAELALHGEGALLAGRLRIDLPATYGRVMVLPVLSAFLQRYPHIKPVVSFTDRYVDVIEEGIDVTVRIGSPEAWSPLLGHRFLGQDQKVFCATPGYLDAHGVPASLDDLDRHAAIMYGKADGTVSAWLVRHGSALVERRGASERIVAGDAEAQAGLVLAGLGVAQMSTWLVGRHLREGSLVRILPRHAVAGLPIHVVWPKAKEDVPRVRELVGTLCAALEWDGLNAGWNAPPLSRRTGDIDA, encoded by the coding sequence ATGCAAAGCAGTGAACGCCTGAAGGGTGTGGACGTCTTCGTTGCCGTGGCTCAGTCGGGCAGCTTCGTGCGCGCGGCCGCCCGCCTGAACCTGACCGGGTCGGCCGTCGGCAAGGCGATTGCGCGCCTGGAAGCGCGGCTCGACGTGCGCCTGTTCGAGCGCACCACGCGCCGGCTGTGCCTGACCGATGCCGGCACGCGCTTCCTGGCCGCCTGCACCCGGGTGCTGGGCGAACTCGAGGAGGCCGAACTGGCGCTGCATGGCGAAGGCGCGCTGCTGGCCGGGCGCCTGCGCATCGACTTGCCGGCGACGTATGGCAGGGTGATGGTGTTGCCGGTGCTGAGCGCCTTCCTGCAGCGCTATCCGCACATCAAGCCGGTGGTGTCGTTCACCGACCGCTATGTCGACGTGATCGAAGAGGGAATCGACGTGACGGTGCGCATCGGTAGTCCGGAAGCCTGGTCGCCGCTGCTGGGCCACCGTTTCCTGGGCCAGGACCAGAAGGTATTCTGCGCGACGCCCGGCTACCTCGATGCGCACGGCGTGCCGGCCTCGCTCGACGACCTGGACCGGCATGCGGCGATCATGTACGGCAAGGCCGACGGCACGGTCAGCGCCTGGCTGGTGCGCCACGGCAGCGCCCTGGTCGAGCGGCGCGGCGCCAGCGAGCGGATCGTGGCCGGCGATGCCGAAGCCCAGGCCGGGCTGGTCCTGGCTGGTCTGGGCGTGGCCCAGATGTCGACCTGGCTGGTCGGGCGCCACTTGCGTGAGGGCAGCCTGGTGCGGATCCTGCCGCGGCATGCGGTCGCGGGCTTGCCGATCCACGTGGTGTGGCCGAAGGCGAAGGAGGACGTGCCGCGCGTGCGCGAGCTGGTCGGGACCTTGTGCGCGGCGCTGGAATGGGATGGCTTGAATGCCGGCTGGAACGCACCGCCATTGTCCCGCAGAACAGGCGATATCGATGCTTGA
- a CDS encoding MFS transporter: MSHPTSSTVVAQPAAPASASLSIFILALAGFLVVTTEFLIVGLLPALSRDLGISISMAGQLVTLFAFTVMLFGPPLTAWLSHLDRKALFIAVLLVFALSNALAAVATNIWVLALARFIPALALPVFWGTASETAAELAGPGKAGQAVAKVYLGISAALLFGIPLGTIAANSIGWRSAFWILAALSLAIALALWRLMPAVARARRVDFRSQARLFREPFFLANVALSILAFTAMFTAYTYLADILERIAGVAPANVGWWLMGFGAIGLIGNWLGGKAVDRAPLRATAIFAGLLALGMALCVPAAGNPVLFCAVLALWGIAYTGLFPICQVRVMKAATHSQALAGTANVSAANAGIGIGAMLGGVVIPWLGLEMVGYVAAGFALAAALLAPLVARLRRADRP; this comes from the coding sequence ATGTCCCATCCAACTTCTTCCACCGTGGTCGCCCAGCCGGCGGCCCCGGCATCGGCCTCCCTGTCGATCTTCATCCTGGCGCTCGCCGGTTTCCTGGTCGTCACCACCGAATTCCTGATCGTCGGCCTGCTGCCGGCCCTGTCGCGCGACCTCGGCATCTCCATCTCGATGGCCGGCCAGCTGGTAACCCTGTTCGCCTTCACCGTCATGCTGTTCGGCCCGCCGCTGACGGCCTGGCTGTCGCACCTGGACCGCAAGGCGCTGTTCATTGCGGTGCTGCTCGTGTTCGCGCTGTCCAATGCGCTGGCGGCAGTGGCCACGAATATCTGGGTGCTGGCGCTGGCGCGCTTCATCCCCGCGTTGGCGCTGCCGGTATTCTGGGGCACGGCGAGCGAGACCGCCGCCGAGCTCGCGGGTCCCGGCAAGGCCGGCCAGGCGGTGGCCAAGGTCTATCTAGGCATTTCGGCGGCCCTGCTGTTCGGCATTCCGCTGGGGACGATTGCCGCCAACAGCATCGGCTGGCGCAGCGCCTTCTGGATCCTGGCCGCGCTGTCGCTGGCCATTGCGCTCGCCCTGTGGCGCCTGATGCCGGCCGTGGCGCGCGCCCGGCGCGTGGACTTCCGCTCGCAGGCGCGCCTGTTCCGCGAACCCTTCTTTTTGGCCAACGTCGCGCTGTCGATCCTGGCATTCACCGCCATGTTCACCGCCTACACCTACCTGGCCGACATCCTGGAACGCATCGCCGGCGTCGCGCCCGCCAACGTCGGCTGGTGGCTGATGGGCTTTGGCGCGATCGGCCTGATCGGCAACTGGCTGGGCGGCAAGGCGGTCGACCGTGCGCCGCTGCGCGCCACCGCGATCTTCGCCGGGCTGCTGGCGCTGGGCATGGCGCTGTGCGTGCCGGCGGCCGGCAATCCGGTCCTGTTCTGCGCGGTGCTGGCGCTGTGGGGCATCGCCTACACCGGCCTGTTCCCGATCTGCCAGGTGCGGGTGATGAAAGCGGCCACCCATTCGCAGGCGCTGGCCGGCACCGCCAACGTGTCGGCCGCGAATGCCGGCATCGGCATCGGCGCCATGCTGGGCGGAGTCGTCATCCCGTGGCTCGGGCTGGAGATGGTCGGCTACGTGGCGGCGGGCTTCGCACTGGCGGCGGCGCTGCTGGCGCCACTGGTGGCGCGCCTGCGCCGGGCCGATCGACCGTAA